CACTGTCGAGTTGTTTTGTTTAATTGGCAGTGGGTTTCTAGTTCAGTGGTTGATAAGCCTTGATTGGTTTTCTGCTGTCTGGTTAATTGCTGTTGCTGTGCCTTGAACACTCGTTCTCTCACTTGAGCAGATGTTTCTGTTTGAAGCTGATCAAAGGATTGGGTCAATAAGCTTTGAGGCATAGCGGACACTTCAACATGCATATCAATACGATCTAACAGTGGTCCCGATAATTTGTTGCGATAACGTCGTACTTGTTCTGCCGTACAGTGGCAGTTGTGCTGACTATCTCCCAAATAACCACAGGGGCAAGGATTCATTGCAGCAATTAACTGGAATTGAGCTGGATAGGTGATCTGGTGTGAGGCTCGGGATATAACAATTTCACCTGATTCTAGTGGCTCTCGTAAAACCTCTAAAACCTTGCGACTAAACTCAGGCAGTTCATCCAAAAACAGTACTCCGTTATGGGCTAGAGATATTTCACCCGGTTTTGGGCTGCTGCCTCCGCCTACCAAGGCTACAGCAGAAGCTGTATGGTGTGGTGCGCGAAAAGGGCGTTGGCCCCATTGCTTGAGGTTTACTGGTTTGCCTGCAATGGAATAAACTGCTTGGGTTGCTAGTGCTTGATCTGTCGCTAACAAGGGCAAGATAGATGGAAGGCGACTGGCTAACATGGTTTTACCTGAACCAGGTGGGCCAAAGAATAACAGGTTATGGCCACCTGCTGCTGAAATCTCCAATGCCCGCTTTGCGTGCATTTGAC
This genomic interval from Spartinivicinus ruber contains the following:
- a CDS encoding YifB family Mg chelatase-like AAA ATPase; its protein translation is MSLAVVYTRAQVGIDSPLVTVETHLANGLPGFSIVGLPEAAVKESKDRVRSALQNANFEFPTKRITVNLAPADLPKEGGRYDLAIAIGILAASGQIATEQLANYEFLGELALSGELRSIKGALTSAIACRNAKRQLVVPTGRSSQEACLVEDLTVLEAGNILAVCGHFNQSNSLKQATSKTTRQTISATEPDLCEVKGQMHAKRALEISAAGGHNLLFFGPPGSGKTMLASRLPSILPLLATDQALATQAVYSIAGKPVNLKQWGQRPFRAPHHTASAVALVGGGSSPKPGEISLAHNGVLFLDELPEFSRKVLEVLREPLESGEIVISRASHQITYPAQFQLIAAMNPCPCGYLGDSQHNCHCTAEQVRRYRNKLSGPLLDRIDMHVEVSAMPQSLLTQSFDQLQTETSAQVRERVFKAQQQQLTRQQKTNQGLSTTELETHCQLNKTTRQWLSQVIQRLKLSARAYHRVLKVSRTIADLEEKTEITQKHLMEAISYRKLDRGA